The Cydia splendana chromosome Z, ilCydSple1.2, whole genome shotgun sequence genome window below encodes:
- the LOC134805096 gene encoding uncharacterized protein LOC134805096 codes for MQEQIDNLTKCMTEFIQSQKKDNNTPDVVEANKENIPEISNTDSDKSANNCNLQLSTSSDVDIITPEDNIQESTEAPQDWNQEFLEMMGEELPCSNATTNIDETIQKQWTHWIAKGLTEETRKGLIKKYSREGPLRTEAPKINMEIVSHLTEIAKKRDQHFADTQNCVGTGLISLGAAISMLMENPEEGVDHMQLMKYLWDTGKIMSDIFHQHSVARKSFITPNLDKDIKSTLEATDSDEWLYGIKLNEQVKDAKNIKKASASLKAPEKPPAKKPYQQPYYSYQPYQVNWRGPPARPRQVGYYPRRQFTNVRYKPKPFQTKSSQNAGRSTTQKQNRPASKK; via the coding sequence ATGTTGTGGAGGCTAATAAAGAAAATATACCAGAGATATCTAATACAGACTCTGACAAATCTGCTAATAATTGTAACTTACAACTCTCCACTTCTTCCGATGTTGATATTATTACACCCGAGGATAATATTCAAGAATCAACTGAGGCTCCACAAGACTGGAACCAGGAGTTCCTAGAAATGATGGGAGAGGAATTACCTTGCTCTAATGCAACCACAAATATTGATGAGACTATACAGAAACAGTGGACTCATTGGATCGCAAAGGGTCTAACAGAGGAGACTCGAAAGGGtcttatcaaaaaatattctagAGAAGGACCTCTTCGCACCGAAGCACCCAAAATAAATATGGAGATAGTGAGCCACTTAACAGAAATTGCTAAAAAGAGAGATCAGCACTTTGCCGACACCCAAAATTGTGTGGGTACCGGACTGATTTCACTCGGGGCAGCTATATCAATGTTAATGGAAAACCCTGAAGAAGGAGTGGACCACATGCAACTTATGAAATATCTTTGGGACACTGGAAAAATTATGTCAGATATTTTTCATCAACACTCAGTTGCAAGAAAATCTTTCATTACACCAAATCTTGATAAGGACATTAAATCTACCCTAGAAGCGACAGATTCTGACGAATGGCTTTATGGTATCAAACTAAATGAGCAAGTAAAGGATGCCAAAAATATTAAGAAGGCTTCAGCTTCACTTAAGGCACCAGAAAAACCACCAGCTAAGAAGCCATACCAACAGCCCTATTACTCCTATCAGCCCTACCAGGTAAACTGGAGAGGCCCACCTGCGAGACCCAGACAGGTGGGCTATTATCCACGGAGGCAATTCACCAATGTGAGATACAAACCGAAGCCCTTCCAGACGAAGTCTTCACAGAATGCAGGACGCTCcacaacacaaaaacaaaaccgtCCAGC